From one Rhodoferax sp. PAMC 29310 genomic stretch:
- a CDS encoding ChaN family lipoprotein yields the protein MFRARLGVWFAALSLVACTTPPHLPTAPDAFNYSAQLEQLLPTDVLILGEQHDVAHHQRIHLAVVQRLAHSQRLGSLALEMADEGNSTKELNRHASEAEVRAALQWQDDAWPWSAYGPAVMAAVRTGVLVAGANLPAARLREAMANPRLDGLLRGPALKAQQQAIRIGHCNLLPESQIAPMTRVQIARDVSMAQTVASLAQTDKTVLLLAGNGHADQSVGVPLQLPPTLKVKTVLLSADKAQAAIHSIANFSQIWATDAAPPTDYCADFEANRSPSGPPAVKTP from the coding sequence ATGTTCCGCGCTCGCCTTGGAGTCTGGTTCGCAGCGCTCAGCTTGGTGGCTTGCACGACCCCACCTCACCTGCCGACTGCGCCGGACGCATTCAACTACAGCGCGCAACTTGAGCAGCTTTTGCCCACCGACGTGCTGATCTTGGGCGAGCAGCACGACGTCGCCCACCACCAACGCATTCATCTCGCTGTGGTTCAACGCTTGGCACACAGCCAACGTTTGGGTTCGCTTGCGCTGGAAATGGCCGATGAAGGCAACAGCACCAAAGAGTTGAACCGGCACGCCAGCGAAGCCGAAGTTCGGGCGGCCCTGCAATGGCAAGACGACGCTTGGCCGTGGTCGGCCTACGGCCCAGCTGTCATGGCCGCCGTGCGCACGGGCGTGTTGGTGGCAGGGGCCAACCTACCCGCGGCCCGCCTTCGGGAGGCCATGGCCAACCCAAGGCTTGACGGGTTGTTGCGCGGACCCGCTCTGAAAGCGCAGCAACAAGCCATTCGCATCGGGCACTGCAATTTATTGCCAGAAAGCCAGATTGCCCCCATGACACGGGTGCAAATTGCGCGCGACGTCAGCATGGCGCAAACAGTGGCCTCGCTGGCACAAACCGACAAGACTGTGCTGCTGTTGGCGGGCAATGGCCATGCCGATCAATCAGTCGGAGTGCCACTGCAACTACCACCCACTTTAAAGGTAAAGACGGTACTTCTCAGCGCAGATAAAGCGCAGGCAGCTATTCATTCAATAGCTAATTTCAGCCAAATATGGGCCACGGATGCCGCCCCGCCGACCGACTACTGCGCAGACTTTGAAGCCAACCGCTCCCCATCGGGGCCGCCCGCCGTCAAAACGCCCTGA
- the purU gene encoding formyltetrahydrofolate deformylase encodes MTTTAYILTLSCQDRLGLVHAVSGFLLDRGANIEEAAQYNDHDTCLFFMRIQFACEQTDAEALKAQWAAFSQPYIMDWNLHTRSQPMRAVIMVSKDGHCLNDLLFRWKTGLLPLDIRAIVSNHREFYQLAASYNVPFHHIPVTTATKAQAEAKQYEIIENEGAELVVLARYMQVLSDDLCRKLAGRAINIHHSFLPSFKGAKPYYQAHDRGVKLIGATAHYVTADLDEGPIIEQDVARVDHSKSVEDLTTLGRDTESQVLARAVKWHSEHRVLINGHKTVIFK; translated from the coding sequence ATGACCACAACTGCCTACATTCTTACCCTGTCCTGCCAGGACCGTTTGGGCCTGGTGCACGCGGTTTCCGGCTTTCTGCTGGACCGCGGCGCCAACATCGAAGAAGCCGCCCAGTACAACGACCACGACACCTGCCTGTTTTTCATGCGCATTCAGTTCGCCTGCGAGCAGACTGACGCCGAAGCTTTGAAAGCCCAGTGGGCAGCTTTTTCACAGCCCTACATCATGGACTGGAACCTGCACACACGCAGCCAGCCCATGCGTGCCGTGATCATGGTCAGCAAAGACGGGCACTGCCTGAACGACTTGTTGTTTCGTTGGAAAACCGGCTTGCTGCCGCTGGACATTCGGGCCATCGTCTCGAACCACCGCGAGTTCTACCAACTGGCCGCCAGCTACAACGTGCCGTTTCACCATATTCCGGTCACCACTGCCACCAAGGCGCAGGCCGAAGCCAAGCAGTACGAGATCATTGAAAACGAAGGGGCCGAACTGGTGGTGCTGGCGCGCTACATGCAAGTATTGAGCGACGACCTGTGTCGGAAATTGGCAGGTCGGGCCATCAACATCCACCACTCGTTTCTGCCCAGCTTCAAGGGCGCGAAGCCCTATTACCAGGCGCACGACCGCGGTGTGAAACTGATTGGCGCCACGGCCCACTATGTCACGGCCGACTTGGACGAAGGCCCCATCATCGAGCAAGACGTGGCCAGGGTGGACCACAGCAAATCCGTGGAAGACCTGACCACCCTGGGACGGGACACCGAGAGCCAGGTGCTGGCCCGCGCCGTGAAGTGGCACAGCGAGCACCGGGTGCTGATCAACGGTCACAAGACCGTGATCTTCAAATAA
- a CDS encoding DUF3567 domain-containing protein — MQTLYDSDTYSVTHMLANAVAADASTEAGSKMADAAPRIPTLARHGFEIVDKRSGKEVYLDGSWAELFQQHISAWQENTPTQEEVEDTLERYAELAQNPVVVH, encoded by the coding sequence ATGCAAACGCTCTACGACTCTGACACCTATTCTGTGACGCATATGCTGGCCAACGCGGTCGCGGCAGACGCCTCCACTGAGGCGGGCAGCAAAATGGCCGATGCAGCCCCCCGGATTCCCACCCTGGCCCGTCACGGCTTTGAAATTGTGGACAAACGCTCGGGCAAAGAGGTGTACCTCGACGGCTCCTGGGCTGAATTGTTTCAACAACACATCTCGGCTTGGCAAGAAAACACCCCCACCCAGGAAGAAGTGGAAGACACGCTGGAACGGTACGCCGAATTGGCGCAAAACCCCGTCGTCGTGCACTGA
- a CDS encoding DUF3108 domain-containing protein produces MPHAHSGRSIHPFPRDAFAAQAMTPGLPAKGLAALTAAVVAAHWALLQAGTLSLGVSAPAAVEPARAFVTRTLTPVLAPATAPAANPAPVKPIARTPRAPAPVAALPAAPLAPASPVPEPVVVAAAPPPESPAAPAPSTAASEDATPVPSAATVPGSALLRYEVSSNKLPFTVNGIFKWQQDGSTYEAQLSYSAFGFSRSQTSRGAVRSTGLAPERFADKLRNEVAAHFNHTAGKVTFSANTPDVALLNGAQDRLSVLVQLGAQIAAAPDRYPEGTTVSFQTIGPRDAAIWLFTVQAPETVTLPGGELQALKLVSNPRQDYDQKVELWLAPALGYLPARIRITERNGDAIDQKWLATELPS; encoded by the coding sequence GTGCCCCATGCCCACTCTGGCCGCTCTATTCACCCCTTTCCTCGCGACGCTTTCGCAGCGCAGGCCATGACGCCGGGCCTGCCTGCCAAAGGGTTGGCCGCGCTCACGGCGGCGGTGGTCGCCGCGCATTGGGCTCTGTTGCAGGCCGGCACGCTGTCGTTGGGGGTCAGCGCCCCCGCTGCGGTCGAGCCTGCACGCGCCTTTGTGACCCGCACTTTGACCCCCGTTTTGGCTCCTGCTACCGCGCCCGCAGCCAATCCCGCACCGGTGAAGCCGATCGCCCGCACCCCGCGCGCACCTGCGCCTGTCGCGGCACTTCCGGCCGCCCCATTGGCACCCGCCAGCCCAGTGCCGGAGCCCGTGGTGGTGGCCGCCGCGCCGCCACCCGAAAGTCCCGCCGCCCCAGCGCCGTCAACGGCGGCCTCAGAAGACGCCACACCGGTTCCCAGTGCAGCCACCGTGCCGGGCTCGGCCCTGCTGCGCTACGAGGTGTCCTCCAATAAACTGCCATTTACCGTGAATGGCATTTTCAAATGGCAGCAAGACGGCAGCACCTACGAGGCCCAACTGTCTTACAGCGCCTTTGGCTTTTCGCGCAGCCAAACCAGCCGGGGTGCCGTAAGAAGCACTGGCTTGGCCCCAGAACGCTTTGCCGACAAGCTCCGCAACGAGGTGGCCGCCCACTTCAACCACACGGCTGGCAAGGTCACCTTCAGCGCCAACACGCCGGATGTGGCCCTGCTAAACGGCGCGCAGGACCGATTGAGCGTCCTGGTTCAACTCGGCGCCCAGATTGCCGCTGCCCCTGACCGTTACCCCGAGGGCACCACGGTGTCCTTCCAGACCATTGGCCCCCGGGATGCCGCCATCTGGCTCTTCACGGTGCAGGCGCCAGAAACTGTGACCCTGCCCGGTGGCGAATTGCAAGCCCTGAAACTGGTTAGCAACCCGCGCCAGGACTATGACCAGAAGGTCGAACTGTGGCTGGCGCCGGCTTTGGGCTACCTGCCGGCACGCATCCGCATCACGGAACGCAATGGAGACGCCATCGACCAAAAGTGGTTGGCTACCGAATTGCCCAGTTGA